A genomic segment from Lineus longissimus chromosome 15, tnLinLong1.2, whole genome shotgun sequence encodes:
- the LOC135500019 gene encoding tubulin alpha-1A chain-like encodes MRECISIHVGQAGVQMGNACWELYCLEHGIQPDGQMPSDKTIGGGDDSFNTFFSETGAGKHVPRCVFVDLEPTVVDEVRTGTYRQLFHPEQLITGKEDAANNYARGHYTVGKELVDLVLDRIRKLADQCTGLQGFLIFHSFGGGTGSGFTSLLMERLSVDYGKKSKLEFAIYPAPQISTAVVEPYNSILTTHTTLEHSDCAFMVDNEAIYDICRRNLDIERPTYTNLNRLIGQIVSSITASLRFDGALNVDITEFQTNLVPYPRIHFPLATYAPVISAEKAYHEQLSVAEITNACFEPANQMVKCDPRHGKYMACCMLYRGDVVPKDVNAAIATIKTKRTIQFVDWCPTGFKVGINYQPPTVVPGGDLAKVQRAVCMLSNTTAIAEAWARLDHKFDLMYAKRAFVHWYVGEGMEEGEFSEAREDLAALEKDYEEVGMDSAAGEEGEEEGEEY; translated from the exons ATG CGTGAATGTATCTCCATCCATGTCGGCCAGGCCGGAGTCCAGATGGGCAATGCCTGCTGGGAGTTGTACTGCTTGGAGCACGGTATCCAGCCTGATGGCCAGATGCCCAGTGACAAGACCATTGGAGGTGGTGACGATTCCTTCAACACCTTCTTCAGCGAGACTGGCGCAGGCAAACACGTCCCCCGTTGTGTCTTCGTGGATCTTGAGCCAACTGTAGTCG ATGAGGTCCGAACTGGAACCTATCGCCAGCTCTTCCACCCCGAGCAGCTCATTACCGGTAAGGAGGATGCCGCCAACAACTACGCCCGTGGTCACTACACCGTCGGAAAAGAGCTCGTTGACCTCGTCCTGGACAGAATTCGCAAATTGGCCGATCAGTGCACCGGTCTCCAGGGATTCCTCATCTTCCACTCCTTCGGTGGTGGTACCGGATCTGGTTTCACCTCCCTCCTCATGGAGCGTCTCTCAGTCGACTACGGCAAGAAGTCCAAGCTGGAGTTCGCCATCTACCCAGCTCCCCAGATCTCAACCGCTGTTGTTGAGCCATACAACTCCATCTTGACCACCCATACCACTCTTGAGCACTCCGACTGTGCTTTCATGGTCGACAACGAGGCCATCTATGACATCTGCCGCCGTAACTTGGACATCGAGCGACCAACCTACACCAACTTGAACAGGCTCATTGGTCAGATCGTCAGCTCCATCACCGCTTCTCTGCGATTCGATGGTGCCCTCAATGTCGACATCACTGAGTTCCAGACCAACTTGGTGCCCTACCCACGTATCCATTTCCCTCTGGCCACCTATGCCCCAGTCATCTCTGCCGAGAAGGCCTACCATGAGCAGCTGTCCGTTGCTGAGATCACCAACGCCTGCTTCGAGCCAGCCAACCAGATGGTGAAATGTGACCCTCGTCACGGCAAGTACATGGCATGCTGCATGTTGTACCGTGGCGATGTTGTCCCCAAGGATGTCAACGCTGCCATCGCGACCATCAAGACCAAGCGGACCATCCAGTTTGTCGACTGGTGTCCTACTGGCTTCAAGGTCGGAATCAACTACCAGCCGCCAACAGTCGTCCCAGGTGGTGACTTGGCCAAGGTCCAGCGGGCAGTCTGCATGTTGAGCAACACCACCGCCATTGCCGAGGCCTGGGCTCGTCTTGATCATAAGTTCGATCTTATGTACGCCAAGCGTGCCTTCGTCCACTGGTACGTCGGAGAGGGTATGGAAGAGGGAGAGTTCTCCGAGGCCCGAGAGGATTTGGCTGCCCTTGAGAAGGATTACGAAGAGGTCGGTATGGATTCCGCTGCGGGCGAGGAGGGGGAGGAAGAAGGCGAGGAATATTAA
- the LOC135499308 gene encoding uncharacterized protein LOC135499308 has translation MKMWSLIFLSVLACSNIALGQERGNIRLALFVTSEQIQAYENFQSGFTWSKLQQSLRTETRQGIDWVLSRNAGFPYDMSVSIADIQRVDSRTADPWIQSAARYDGDGFVQLAEYAKSHSSGYDLAALIFSDAEQKRYNAPYGFAPIGAACSKWPVLVVNGQIFNTGEGIWSWLIAHEIGHQLGAEEGPYDKSDACYDIMSATPSDLDKHKLWSRCSWDAVEKTAMSEGLKCLGLYAKK, from the exons atgaagaTGTGGTCACTGATATTCCTCTCAGTGTTGGCTTGCAGCAATATTG CTCTCGGGCAAGAGAGGGGTAATATAAGGCTGGCACTATTCGTTACTTCGGAGCAGATACAGGCCTACGAGAACTTCCAATCTGGTTTCACTTGGTCCAAACTACAGCAAAGCCTGCGGACCGAAACACGACAAGGG ATTGACTGGGTTCTTTCAAGGAATGCAGGCTTCCCCTACGACATGTCCGTGTCCATTGCTGATATACAACGAGTGGATAGCCGAACTGCCGACCCG TGGATTCAATCCGCCGCGCGATATGATGGAGATGGGTTCGTCCAGTTAGCTGAGTACGCCAAATCGCATTCATCTGGGTACGATTTGGCTGCGCTCATCTTCTC AGATGCCGAGCAAAAGCGATACAATGCCC CCTATGGTTTTGCCCCCATCGGCGCCGCCTGCTCGAAATGGCCAGTGCTCGTCGTGAACGGACAGATCTTTAACACCGGAGAAGGAATTTGGTCTTGGCTGATCGCACATGAGATAGGACATCA GCTTGGCGCAGAGGAAGGGCCGTACGACAAGTCCGACGCATGCTATGACATCATGTCCGCAACTCCGTCGGATCTAGACAAGCACAAGCTGTGGAGCCGGTGTTCGTGGGATGCAGTTGAGAAGACCGCAAT GTCTGAAGGACTAAAGTGCCTTGGCCTTTATGCCAAAAAGTAA
- the LOC135499598 gene encoding glutamate receptor U1-like gives MRVMGENCTRYTQYELRATLMVGTKMRLGRTAKWNRHDGLQLDSDALFPNSRNGFNGMNFRVTTLPYSYFQQNQSFPDGSFAIVGLVPDIVNILARSLNFTVTWVQPPDGYWGAPVGDGSWNGMIGQVMRGEVDFAAAGHSITAARSAVVDFADAFFFGASIIMVKTPGSLGRLLVYLAPLNTLVWICTIISIPVCSILLWLLMRASPFYSNQDPCFYPESFKLLKFGPCLWYIFGCLWNQGQSTTPRAMSGRLLLTSWWLFVVVILATYSGNLIAFLTVTKVTLPISSLSELAAQNDMTYGTIQGTALWTLLETSKAGAPKRIWNTMDKQNQPDSYSAGKEKVISDNYALLVEKSFFEGVAADNCSFTFVPKEEFYFSSYGIAVGKGSPLTMMLSEGIQAMSESGVLEKLRKDWTPRQRCEGLTYSESKPATLEDTQGAFIVLGIGLAVGSVALLVEVFLKCVLRAIKRKTSTATSLGSKTSRKSNNNVKFKDGRRRSSI, from the exons ATGCGCGTTATGGGCGAAAACTGCACGAGGTACACCCAGTATGAACTCCGGGCCACCCTCATGGTTGGTACCAAGATGAGATTGGGCAGAACGGCCAAGTGGAACAGACACGACGGGCTACAGCTCGACTCCGATGCGCTGTTCCCAAACTCTAGAAATGGTTTCAATGGAATGAATTTCAGGGTCACAACTCTGCCG TACTCGTACTTTCAACAAAACCAGAGCTTCCCCGACGGGTCATTTGCCATAGTAGGACTGGTACCGGATATTGTCAACATCCTCGCGAGATCTCTCAATTTCAC GGTCACCTGGGTGCAACCCCCTGACGGCTATTGGGGAGCCCCCGTAGGCGACGGAAGTTGGAATGGTATGATCGGTCAAGTGATGAGAGGG GAGGTGGATTTCGCTGCTGCTGGGCACTCCATCACCGCCGCTCGGTCTGCGGTGGTAGACTTCGCGGATGCCTTCTTCTTCGGGGCGTCGATCATAATGGTGAAGACGCCCGGGTCATTGGGCAGGTTGCTGGTATATTTGGCTCCCCTGAACACATTG GTCTGGATATGCACCATCATTTCCATCCCGGTGTGCTCCATCTTACTGTGGCTTCTCATGAGGGCCTCTCCATTCTACAGCAATCAGGACCCATGCTTCTACCCGGAGAGTTTCAAACTACTGAAGTTTGGGCCGTGTCTGTGGTACATATTTGGATGTCTGTGGAACCAAG gacAGAGTACCACGCCCCGTGCCATGAGCGGGCGGCTTCTCTTAACCAGTTGGTGGCTATTCGTAGTCGTCATCTTGGCTACCTACTCGGGCAACCTCATCGCGTTCCTGACCGTTACCAAGGTTACACTACCGATTTCATCCCTAAGTGAGCTGGCGGCCCAAAATGATATGACATATGGCACTATTCAGGGAACAGCTCTGTGGACTCTCCTGGAG ACTTCAAAGGCTGGTGCGCCAAAGCGGATTTGGAATACCATGGACAAACAAAATCAACCGGACTCTTACTCTGCGGGCAAGGAGAAGGTGATTTCAG ACAACTATGCCCTGCTTGTTGAGAAGTCTTTCTTCGAAGGAGTTGCTGCTGACAACTGTTCCTTCACGTTCGTCCCCAAGGAAGAGTTCTATTTCTCTAGCTACGGGATCGCAGTCGGCAAGGGATCACCCCTAACAATGATGTTGTCAGAGGG AATTCAAGCAATGTCTGAATCGGGTGTCCTTGAAAAACTCCGCAAGGACTGGACCCCTAGGCAGCGCTGTGAAGGCCTCACGTATTCAGAGTCGAAGCCTGCCACGCTCGAGGACACGCAGGGAGCATTCATCGTATTAGGGATTGGACTGGCTGTGGGGAGTGTCGCGTTACTAGTGGAGGTGTTTCTCAAATGTGTCTTGAGGGCGATTAAGAGGAAAACTTCAACAGCGACCAGTCTGGGGAGCAAGACCAGCCGCAAGAGTAATAATAATGTTAAGTTCAAAGATGGAAGGAGACGATCGAGTATATAA
- the LOC135499307 gene encoding catenin beta-like produces MSSYGISTTTRTTITSTPSGNYMDISDSLPNQQMDSKQQTAMWQQNTYLADSGIQSGATTQAPSISSRGGHGDEEDMNMANMMDWGQEQQGYQQGGYTQEQVDEMNQQLNQTRSQRVRAAMFPETLEEGIQIPSTQMHPDQQTAVQRLSEPSQMLKHAVVNLINYQDDADLATRAIPELTKLLNDEDQVVVSQAAMMVHQLSKKEASRHAIMNSPQMVAALVRAMSMTNDVETTRCAAGTLHNLSHHRQGLLAIFKSGGIPALVKLLSSPVESVLFYAITTLHNLLLHQEGSKMAVRLAGGLQKMVALLARNNVKFLAITTDCLQILAYGNQESKLIILASGGPGELVRIMRSYTYEKLLWTTSRVLKVLSVCSSNKPAIVEAGGLVALGMHLGHQSQRLVQNCLWTLRNLSDAATRMVNESIEPLLQMLVQLLSSNDINIVTCAAGIMSNLTCNNQRNKVTVCQVGGIEALVRTILQAGDREDITEPAVCALRHLTSRHPEAEMAQNAVRLHYGLPVLVKLLHPPSRWPLIKAVVGLIRNLALCPANHAPLREHGALPRIVQLLIRAHQDTQRRSSSGSSGPNTNGYVDGVRMEEIVEGCVGALHILAREGHNRAVIRGLNCIPLFVQLLYSPVENIQRVAAGVLCELAADKEGAEVIEQEGATAPLTELLHSRNEGVATYAAAVLFRMSEDKPQDYRKRLSTELTSSLFRADNMNWSDPDAALGDMGGMLPPDDAYGDQLYQPNMQSGGDMRQQGYGDHGVPVDSMQGLDISSHQGSNYGHMEPLPDLGPGIDSNLEQMQTGQPTDQMAAWFDTDL; encoded by the exons GCGCCCTCTATCAGCAGCCGTGGAGGTCATGGAGACGAGGAAGACATGAATATGGCGAACATGATGGACTGGGGTCAGGAGCAGCAGGGCTACCAGCAAGGAGGGTACACACAGGAGCAAGTTGATG AAATGAACCAACAGTTGAATCAGACGCGTTCGCAGCGAGTGAGAGCGGCCATGTTCCCCGAGACACTGGAGGAGGGCATCCAGATCCCATCGACCCAGATGCATCCGGATCAACAAACAGCTGTGCAGCGTCTGTCGGAACCATCCCAGATGTTGAAGCATGCCGTGGTCAATCTGATCAACTATCAG GACGATGCTGATCTGGCGACCAGGGCTATACCAGAGCTCACCAAACTCCTCAACGACGAGGACCAAGTCGTGGTCAGCCAAGCCGCCATGATGGTGCACCAACTCTCCAAGAAGGAGGCGAGTCGCCACGCGATCATGAACTCTCCGCAGATGGTGGCAGCGTTGGTCCGTGCGATGAGTATGACCAATGACGTCGAGACGACGCGATGTGCGGCCGGCACTTTGCACAACCTGTCTCATCATCGCCAGGGATTGTTGGCCATCTTTAAGTCTGGTGGTATCCCAGCTTTAGTCAAACTACTTAG TTCCCCAGTAGAATCGGTTCTGTTCTACGCCATCACAACACTCCACAACCTGCTCTTGCATCAAGAAGGATCCAAGATGGCCGTTCGTCTGGCTGGCGGACTTCAGAAGATGGTGGCGCTGCTTGCACGAAACAACGTCAAATTTCTCGCAATCACAACTGATTGTCTACAGATTCTTGCGTATGGAAACCAGGAGAGCAAA TTGATCATTCTTGCCAGTGGTGGCCCCGGGGAGCTTGTCCGTATCATGAGGTCTTACACGTATGAGAAGCTCTTGTGGACAACCTCCAGGGTATTAAAGGTTCTCTCGGTGTGTTCAAGTAACAAGCCTGCCATCGTCGAAGCAG GTGGTTTGGTAGCCCTGGGTATGCACCTTGGACACCAGAGCCAGCGCCTCGTACAAAACTGTCTCTGGACGCTGAGGAATTTGTCTGATGCTGCCACGAGGATGGTCAAT GAAAGCATTGAGCCACTCCTACAGATGCTGGTGCAACTTCTCTCATCAAACGACATCAATATCGTCACTTGCGCTGCCGGGATCATGTCCAACTTGACCTGCAACAACCAGCGCAACAAGGTCACCGTCTGTCAGGTGGGCGGCATCGAGGCGCTCGTTCGTACCATACTCCAGGCAGGGGACAGGGAAGACATCACGGAGCCTGCG GTTTGTGCCCTGCGTCATTTGACCAGCCGTCACCCGGAGGCCGAGATGGCCCAAAACGCAGTGCGCCTCCACTACGGCCTTCCCGTACTAGTCAAGCTCCTCCACCCGCCAAGTCGCTGGCCGCTGATCAAGGCCGTTGTGGGATTGATCAGGAACTTGGCGCTCTGCCCTGCCAACCATGCGCCGTTACGAGAGCATGGCGCCTTACCCCGCATCGTACAGCTGTTGATTAGAGCACACCAAGACACACAGAGG CGTTCCTCGTCTGGCTCAAGTGGACCAAACACCAACGGCTATGTTGATGGTGTCAGGATGGAGGAGATTGTTGAGGGGTGCGTCGGAGCTCTCCATATCCTCGCCAGGGAAGGTCACAACCGTGCAGTCATCCGAGGACTCAACTGCATTCCACTCTTCGTTCAG TTGTTGTATTCACCAGTTGAGAATATCCAGCGTGTTGCCGCTGGCGTTCTCTGCGAGTTGGCCGCCGATAAAGAGGGCGCTGAGGTCATTGAACAGGAAGGTGCAACAGCTCCGTTGACCGAACTACTACATTCGAGGAATGAGGGAGTCG CGACGTATGCCGCAGCCGTACTATTCCGTATGTCCGAAGACAAGCCTCAAGACTACCGTAAACGTCTATCCACAGAACTGACCAGCTCCCTATTCCGAGCAGACAACATGAACTGGAGCGAC CCTGACGCTGCCCTAGGTGACATGGGTGGAATGCTCCCTCCAGATGATGCCTACGGTGACCAACTTTATCAGCCCAATATGCAGTCAGGCGGTGACATGAGACAACAAG GTTACGGTGACCACGGCGTTCCGGTCGACTCGATGCAGGGCTTAGACATATCATCACACCAGGGAAGCAACTACGGCCACATGGAACCACTACCTGACCTCGGACCGGGCATCGACTCCAATCTCGAACAAATGCAGACCGGGCAACCAACCGATCAGATGGCTGCGTGGTTTGATACCGATCTGTGA